A single Fusobacterium hominis DNA region contains:
- the rplO gene encoding 50S ribosomal protein L15, with translation MKLNELMPSVPKKSRKRVGRGESSGLGRTCGKGANGQKSRSGKGVKPYFEGGQMPLYRRVPKRGFSNALFKKEYAIITLDLLNRFEDGAEVTPEILIENGLVRDLKDGIKVLGNGTLDKKVAVKAHKVSASAKAAIEAKGGSVEIIEVKTFVNASTENK, from the coding sequence ATGAAATTAAACGAATTAATGCCTTCTGTACCAAAAAAATCTAGAAAAAGAGTCGGAAGAGGAGAATCTTCAGGTTTAGGAAGAACTTGTGGAAAGGGTGCTAACGGACAAAAATCTAGATCAGGAAAAGGAGTAAAACCTTACTTCGAAGGTGGACAAATGCCACTTTATAGAAGAGTACCAAAAAGAGGTTTCTCTAACGCATTGTTCAAAAAAGAATATGCTATAATCACATTAGATCTATTAAACAGATTTGAAGATGGAGCAGAAGTTACTCCTGAAATCTTAATAGAAAATGGTCTTGTAAGAGATCTAAAAGATGGAATCAAAGTTTTAGGTAACGGAACTTTAGATAAAAAAGTAGCTGTTAAAGCTCACAAAGTTTCTGCATCTGCTAAAGCTGCTATAGAAGCTAAAGGTGGATCTGTAGAAATTATAGAAGTTAAAACATTTGTTAACGCTTCAACAGAAAACAAATAG
- the secY gene encoding preprotein translocase subunit SecY has product MTLMEKFNMKLSSILKIPELRERIVFTLLMFLVARVGTYIPAPGVDVDRLATMTAQSDILGYINMFSGGAFKRVSIFALGIVPYINSSIVFSLLAVIIPKLEEIQKEGESGRNKITQWTRYLTIAIAVVQSFGVCLWLQSVGLVTTPGMLFFLTTIVTLTAGTVFLMWIGEQISVKGIGNGVSLLIFLNVISGGPSNIVQTIQSMRGSKFLIPVLILIAVAGILVVTGIVIFQLGERKIPIHYVGKGFSNRGGMGQNSYIPLKLNSAGVMPVIFASVVMMIPSALVNIIPSQYTIKTTLSMIFNQNHPVYMILYAIVIIFFSFFYTAIVFDPEKVADNLKQGGGTIPGIRPGTETVEYLEGVVTRITWGGAVFLALISILPYAVFTSFGLPVFFGGTGIIIVVGVAIDTVQQINAHLVMREYKGFI; this is encoded by the coding sequence TTGACTTTGATGGAAAAATTTAATATGAAGTTGAGTAGCATTTTGAAGATTCCTGAGCTAAGGGAGAGAATCGTCTTCACCTTGTTAATGTTTTTAGTTGCTAGGGTAGGAACTTATATTCCTGCTCCAGGGGTTGATGTAGATAGGCTAGCAACTATGACTGCACAAAGTGATATTTTGGGTTATATAAACATGTTTTCTGGGGGAGCTTTCAAAAGAGTGTCTATATTTGCTCTAGGGATAGTTCCTTACATTAACTCATCGATTGTATTTAGCTTGTTAGCTGTGATTATTCCTAAACTTGAAGAGATTCAAAAAGAGGGAGAGTCAGGACGAAACAAGATTACTCAATGGACTAGATATTTAACAATAGCAATAGCCGTGGTACAATCATTTGGGGTATGTCTATGGTTACAATCGGTAGGATTGGTAACTACTCCAGGAATGTTATTTTTCTTGACTACAATTGTTACCCTAACAGCTGGAACTGTTTTCTTAATGTGGATTGGAGAACAGATCTCAGTGAAAGGGATTGGAAACGGAGTATCATTACTTATCTTTTTAAATGTAATATCTGGAGGACCTTCAAACATCGTTCAGACTATTCAAAGTATGAGAGGAAGTAAATTTCTAATTCCAGTATTGATACTGATAGCAGTAGCTGGTATCCTAGTTGTAACAGGAATAGTAATATTCCAACTAGGAGAAAGAAAGATACCTATTCATTATGTAGGGAAAGGATTCAGCAACAGAGGAGGAATGGGGCAAAACTCATATATTCCATTGAAGTTGAACAGTGCTGGAGTTATGCCAGTGATCTTTGCATCAGTAGTTATGATGATACCATCAGCTTTAGTAAATATAATCCCATCTCAGTATACTATTAAAACTACATTGTCAATGATATTTAATCAAAATCACCCAGTGTATATGATATTGTATGCTATAGTAATCATATTCTTTTCATTCTTCTATACAGCTATTGTATTTGACCCTGAAAAGGTTGCAGATAACTTAAAGCAAGGTGGAGGAACAATTCCAGGAATAAGACCTGGAACAGAAACTGTTGAGTACTTAGAAGGTGTCGTAACAAGAATTACTTGGGGCGGTGCTGTATTCTTAGCACTAATATCTATACTACCATATGCAGTATTTACGTCTTTTGGACTTCCAGTATTCTTTGGAGGAACAGGAATAATTATCGTTGTTGGAGTTGCTATAGATACTGTGCAACAGATTAATGCTCACTTAGTAATGAGAGAATACAAAGGATTTATATAG
- a CDS encoding ABC transporter substrate-binding protein translates to MKKILLTGLMATLLFVGCGSEKEKTQIIPEKISSMTVNEIFDVAKKEGRVDSVGMPDTWANWKGTWEDLKTKYGIEHTDTDMSSAQEIAKFENEKENASADIGDIGVGFTPVAVEKDVLLPYKTSYWNEVPDWAKDKDGKWILGYTGTIAFIVDKTQVPEKDIPRTWEDLRHGTYMVNPGEVGIAAQANSGILAAAMALGGNENDLHPAIDLYADIAKQGRLGLLDAGIQNLEKGEIQVGILWDFNALNYRDTIDKNRFEVIIPQDGSLISGYSTIINKYAKHPFAAMATREYILSDAGQINLAKGYAKPIRNVELPKEVKNKLLPDSYYKNVKPVEDHEAWNKTSEKLAQLWQESVLINIQ, encoded by the coding sequence ATGAAGAAAATACTGTTAACTGGACTTATGGCAACTTTATTATTTGTAGGATGTGGAAGTGAAAAAGAGAAAACTCAAATTATACCAGAAAAAATTAGTTCTATGACTGTTAATGAAATTTTTGATGTTGCTAAAAAAGAAGGAAGAGTTGACTCAGTAGGAATGCCTGATACATGGGCAAACTGGAAAGGAACATGGGAAGATTTAAAAACAAAATATGGAATAGAGCATACAGATACTGATATGAGCAGTGCTCAAGAAATTGCAAAATTTGAAAATGAAAAAGAAAATGCCTCAGCAGATATAGGAGATATCGGTGTTGGATTTACTCCAGTTGCAGTAGAAAAAGATGTATTACTACCTTATAAAACAAGTTATTGGAATGAAGTACCCGATTGGGCAAAAGATAAAGATGGAAAATGGATTTTAGGGTATACTGGGACAATAGCTTTTATAGTAGATAAAACACAGGTACCAGAAAAAGATATTCCAAGGACATGGGAGGATTTAAGACACGGAACATATATGGTAAATCCTGGAGAAGTGGGAATAGCAGCACAAGCAAATAGTGGAATATTAGCAGCAGCTATGGCTTTAGGTGGAAATGAAAATGATTTACATCCTGCAATAGACCTTTATGCTGATATAGCAAAACAAGGGAGATTAGGACTATTAGATGCAGGAATTCAAAATCTTGAAAAAGGAGAAATCCAAGTTGGAATACTATGGGATTTTAATGCTTTAAATTATAGAGATACAATAGATAAAAATAGATTTGAAGTAATAATTCCCCAAGATGGCTCTTTAATTAGCGGTTATTCAACAATAATTAATAAATATGCAAAACACCCATTTGCTGCTATGGCAACTAGAGAGTACATTTTAAGTGATGCAGGACAAATAAATTTAGCAAAAGGATATGCAAAACCAATTAGAAATGTAGAACTTCCAAAGGAAGTAAAAAATAAACTTCTTCCAGATTCTTATTATAAAAATGTAAAACCTGTTGAAGATCATGAAGCTTGGAATAAGACATCTGAAAAATTAGCACAACTTTGGCAAGAATCAGTACTTATAAATATTCAGTAG
- a CDS encoding alkaline phosphatase family protein, translating to MDKVILVIIDGLSYRMKKYMGYLEALCEDKKAQCHCVKSKLPTLSKPLYNMLLTGVSPIKSGIRSNNIKGKSKDESIFDLAVKNGKKTGAAAYYWIEELYNSGSFDPIKNMEVENKDLPINFGRFYWEDNFPDSHVFIQGERLRIKYDVDFLVIHSMNVDDSGHKHGGLSNEYRKSISKVSDILAIHLPKWIEENYQIIITSDHGMDIYGNHGGTTKLESYVPMWLIGDKFENLKLDDYLSQDIVFSLCCKGLGIEKS from the coding sequence ATGGATAAAGTAATATTAGTTATTATTGATGGATTAAGTTATAGAATGAAAAAATACATGGGATATTTAGAAGCTCTGTGTGAAGATAAAAAAGCACAGTGTCATTGTGTAAAAAGCAAATTGCCAACACTATCAAAGCCTCTTTACAATATGCTTTTAACTGGTGTGAGTCCTATAAAAAGTGGAATTAGAAGCAATAATATAAAAGGTAAATCCAAAGATGAAAGCATATTTGATTTAGCAGTAAAAAATGGTAAGAAAACAGGTGCAGCTGCATATTATTGGATAGAAGAACTCTATAATTCAGGAAGTTTTGATCCAATAAAAAATATGGAGGTAGAAAATAAAGATTTACCAATTAATTTTGGGAGATTTTACTGGGAAGATAATTTTCCAGATTCTCATGTATTTATTCAAGGAGAAAGATTAAGAATAAAATATGATGTTGATTTTTTAGTAATTCATTCTATGAACGTAGATGATAGTGGTCATAAACATGGTGGTTTGTCAAATGAGTACAGAAAAAGTATATCGAAAGTTTCGGATATCTTAGCTATACATTTACCTAAATGGATAGAAGAAAATTATCAAATTATAATAACTTCAGATCATGGCATGGATATATATGGCAATCATGGAGGGACAACAAAGTTAGAAAGTTATGTGCCTATGTGGTTAATAGGAGATAAATTTGAAAATTTAAAACTAGATGATTATTTATCTCAAGATATTGTATTTTCATTGTGTTGCAAAGGACTTGGAATAGAAAAATCATAA